In Pseudomonas lalkuanensis, the following are encoded in one genomic region:
- a CDS encoding site-specific integrase, whose translation MLHLSHYLYRDNADRLTFRVILPTLLQQRFPSVGREIRWSLDGVPLDDARELALNLARRIRDLRFRLGELKTAEGLLQELQRIQASIPPLGRRSESPALARPHSSQVPCPVHDLNLGIGRQRVEQLRLTPTFLLREQHQLTLQVPLPDLLGAAYPLMLKTQVFDLHTLNQPDAEQRAAFILQGLAELNERLQQHLDRGEWLPLYQASFQLEALRRYLLPEHGLHFHHDPRWLPLRPQDLRERDHEYLRRLDAPAGFNTADHRLHPATGGPHQLDVSTPQLLREHYPQLPERLTLDLHTQDLHEAVLKAGFVLERFDWLADLVKQGQQFGGGIPSLHELRLHVEAIRARLRPEGNHPLPPRPTPPSPPTSSRDTAWGLPTTSLDTAPTNPLGALFASGFQPRSEHRAEGQMTVHQLMERYRREQELTGQWSHQGTRFLNCARLEVACELLGPARPIASVTTEDFRNLRRVLLMYPRNRRQISALNDTPIHVLIEQGGYEAIHAKTAKKYFDLAKGMFRFAYDNEWIARDIAGPVQLKEKSRKKSNRVRRAYSQQELQMLFNGPVYTVSNVPRWRMDNYKFWLPLLGLFTGSRLNELCQLTLEDIYQTPEGIWAMRHNLAHPHKLLKNASSERDIPLHSMLIELGFLEFVAQRRAEATSRKELLFPEMRADTRRAHSHLASRWFCGDPQRVGYLQQCGFPRRNGLSFHSLRHTFVNQLRQTGVDQPRIQALTGHINDSTTGDYGDGYSMELKQKTIEMLRVNLDLSHISYARYQALQKRSSRPGRPMSTRQPATVLRSTTQAEKPDNQALVEWLRQQRDPQQPE comes from the coding sequence ATGCTCCATCTCTCTCATTACCTGTACCGCGACAACGCCGATCGCCTGACCTTCCGGGTGATCCTGCCCACCCTCCTGCAACAACGCTTCCCCTCTGTAGGCCGTGAGATCCGCTGGTCGCTCGACGGCGTGCCGCTGGACGACGCCCGCGAACTGGCCCTGAATCTGGCGCGGCGCATTCGCGACTTGCGCTTCCGCCTGGGCGAGCTCAAGACCGCCGAGGGCCTGCTGCAGGAACTCCAGCGGATTCAGGCATCGATCCCACCCCTGGGCCGTCGGAGCGAATCCCCTGCGTTGGCGCGCCCCCACAGCTCGCAGGTTCCCTGCCCGGTGCACGACCTCAACCTCGGTATCGGCCGTCAGCGCGTCGAGCAACTGCGCCTGACACCGACCTTCCTGCTGCGGGAGCAGCACCAGCTCACGCTGCAGGTCCCCCTGCCGGACCTGCTCGGTGCAGCCTATCCGCTGATGCTGAAAACCCAGGTGTTCGACCTGCACACCCTGAACCAGCCGGACGCCGAGCAACGTGCCGCGTTCATTCTGCAAGGCCTGGCCGAGCTGAACGAACGGCTTCAGCAGCACCTGGACCGTGGCGAATGGCTGCCCCTCTACCAGGCCAGCTTCCAGCTCGAAGCCCTGCGCCGCTACCTGCTCCCGGAACACGGTCTGCACTTTCACCATGACCCGCGCTGGTTGCCACTGCGCCCGCAGGACCTGCGCGAGCGTGACCACGAGTACCTTCGCCGCCTCGATGCCCCGGCTGGCTTCAACACGGCCGATCACCGGCTGCATCCGGCGACGGGCGGCCCGCACCAACTGGACGTCAGCACGCCCCAACTGCTGCGCGAGCACTACCCCCAGTTGCCGGAACGGCTGACCCTCGACCTGCACACCCAGGACCTGCACGAGGCGGTGCTGAAGGCCGGCTTTGTGCTGGAACGTTTCGACTGGCTGGCCGACCTGGTGAAGCAGGGCCAGCAGTTCGGCGGTGGCATCCCCAGCCTGCACGAACTACGCCTGCACGTGGAAGCGATTCGTGCTCGTTTGCGCCCGGAGGGCAATCACCCGCTGCCACCACGCCCCACTCCACCGAGCCCACCCACCTCGAGCCGTGACACTGCCTGGGGGCTGCCGACCACGTCGCTCGACACCGCTCCCACCAATCCCCTCGGGGCGCTGTTCGCCAGCGGCTTCCAGCCCCGTAGCGAACACCGCGCCGAAGGGCAGATGACCGTCCACCAGTTGATGGAGCGCTACCGGCGCGAGCAGGAGCTGACCGGCCAGTGGTCCCACCAAGGCACGCGCTTCCTCAACTGCGCGCGCCTGGAGGTGGCCTGCGAACTCCTGGGGCCGGCTCGCCCCATTGCCTCGGTCACCACCGAGGACTTTCGTAACCTGCGCAGGGTGCTGCTGATGTACCCGCGTAACCGCCGGCAAATCAGCGCGCTGAACGACACGCCGATCCATGTGCTGATCGAGCAAGGAGGCTACGAGGCCATTCACGCCAAGACGGCGAAGAAGTACTTCGACCTGGCCAAGGGCATGTTTCGCTTCGCCTACGACAACGAGTGGATCGCCCGCGACATCGCGGGCCCGGTGCAGCTCAAGGAGAAGTCCCGCAAGAAGAGCAACCGCGTCCGCCGGGCCTACTCCCAGCAGGAGTTGCAGATGCTGTTCAACGGCCCGGTGTACACCGTCAGCAACGTCCCGCGCTGGCGGATGGACAACTACAAGTTCTGGCTGCCGCTCCTCGGGCTGTTCACCGGCTCCCGGCTCAACGAACTCTGCCAACTCACCCTGGAGGACATCTACCAGACCCCGGAGGGGATCTGGGCCATGCGCCACAACCTCGCCCATCCGCACAAGCTGCTGAAGAACGCCAGCAGCGAACGGGACATTCCGCTGCACTCCATGCTCATCGAGCTGGGCTTTCTGGAGTTCGTCGCGCAACGTCGCGCCGAAGCCACCTCCCGCAAGGAGCTGCTGTTTCCAGAAATGCGCGCGGACACCCGCCGCGCCCACAGCCACCTCGCCTCGCGCTGGTTCTGTGGCGACCCGCAGCGAGTCGGCTACCTCCAGCAGTGCGGCTTCCCCCGGCGCAATGGCCTCAGTTTCCACTCGCTGCGCCACACCTTCGTCAACCAACTGCGCCAGACCGGCGTGGATCAGCCGCGTATCCAGGCACTGACCGGGCATATCAATGACTCGACGACCGGGGACTATGGCGATGGCTACAGCATGGAACTTAAGCAAAAAACCATCGAAATGCTGCGCGTCAACCTCGACCTCAGCCACATTAGCTATGCGCGCTATCAGGCGCTGCAGAAACGCAGTTCTCGCCCCGGTCGCCCCATGTCTACAAGACAGCCTGCGACCGTGCTCCGCAGCACTACGCAAGCCGAGAAGCCCGACAACCAGGCGCTGGTGGAGTGGCTGAGGCAGCAGCGCGACCCCCAACAACCGGAATGA
- a CDS encoding helix-turn-helix domain-containing protein, producing the protein MAGKHATPDQSAQAVILREAGYTLSVIAERLGVSLSSVQRLLKKNHAVAGATKQALIEKARDDMLSSAFSLERVQQMAASLVLDDFALSQKIRQKLHRALDAIEPDSPNASRALAANATTLKLTQDVNRRALPLDKLEQAQAVEELPALEIHIMSGMDVEEMRAQQRLEEAELNGDEEAASEELETLQWIAARKAIRSESNDIVVIED; encoded by the coding sequence ATGGCAGGCAAGCATGCAACACCAGATCAAAGCGCTCAGGCAGTCATCCTAAGAGAGGCTGGCTACACGTTGTCGGTGATCGCCGAACGCCTTGGTGTGAGCCTCAGTAGCGTTCAGCGCTTGTTGAAGAAGAATCATGCTGTGGCCGGAGCCACTAAACAGGCGCTGATAGAGAAGGCTAGGGATGACATGCTGTCCTCGGCCTTTTCACTGGAACGCGTTCAGCAGATGGCTGCTTCGCTGGTGCTGGATGACTTTGCTCTCAGCCAGAAGATCAGACAGAAACTCCATCGTGCGTTGGATGCAATCGAACCAGATAGCCCAAACGCAAGCCGAGCCCTTGCTGCAAACGCTACAACGCTCAAGCTGACACAAGATGTGAACAGGCGGGCGCTACCCCTCGACAAGCTGGAACAGGCGCAAGCAGTCGAAGAGCTTCCGGCGCTGGAGATTCACATCATGTCGGGAATGGACGTGGAAGAGATGCGGGCTCAGCAGCGGCTTGAAGAAGCTGAGCTGAACGGCGACGAAGAGGCCGCCAGCGAAGAGCTGGAGACCCTTCAATGGATTGCAGCCAGGAAGGCGATTCGCTCAGAGAGCAACGACATCGTAGTGATCGAAGACTGA
- a CDS encoding plasmid mobilization protein, with the protein MTQKTARLSLRITPEDKRSIRQKAKDLRLSVADWLIRAALDREILPPRSVWDRQSINQLSRIGNNLNQLAYSANMGLLVDDAALRDIALELRALRGQLDDR; encoded by the coding sequence ATGACCCAGAAAACCGCGAGGCTGAGCCTCCGAATCACTCCCGAAGACAAACGCTCCATCCGCCAGAAGGCCAAGGACCTGCGACTGAGCGTCGCCGATTGGCTGATCCGTGCTGCCCTGGACCGCGAGATTCTACCGCCGCGATCGGTGTGGGATCGCCAGTCGATCAACCAACTCTCGCGTATCGGCAACAACCTGAATCAACTGGCGTATTCGGCGAACATGGGACTGCTGGTGGATGACGCTGCACTTCGCGACATTGCGCTGGAGTTACGCGCGCTCCGAGGGCAGCTCGATGATCGTTAA
- a CDS encoding recombinase family protein encodes MFIRAYLRASTTEQDANRARAALVDFIEGKGKRIASFYVENESGASLQRPELFRLLNDAQPGDVLLLEQVDRLSRLKEEDWNQLRATIKAKGVLVVALDLPTSHQYLATAGAADEFTGRMLSAVNEMLLDMLAAVARKDYEDRRRRQAQGIAKGKAQGVYKGRPADAELHAKIAELLNDGKSIRKVADLLDCSTTTVQKVKRALEPAA; translated from the coding sequence ATGTTCATCCGTGCTTACCTGCGAGCCTCCACTACTGAACAAGATGCTAACCGTGCTCGTGCTGCTCTGGTGGACTTCATCGAAGGAAAGGGCAAGCGTATAGCCAGCTTCTACGTAGAGAACGAATCCGGCGCCTCTCTCCAGCGCCCTGAGCTGTTCCGCCTGCTGAATGATGCCCAGCCAGGAGACGTGCTGCTGCTGGAGCAGGTGGACCGCCTTAGCCGCTTGAAGGAAGAAGACTGGAACCAACTCCGCGCCACCATCAAGGCTAAGGGAGTGCTGGTAGTCGCCTTGGACCTGCCTACCTCTCACCAGTACCTAGCCACTGCTGGTGCAGCAGATGAGTTCACAGGCCGGATGCTGAGTGCAGTAAACGAGATGCTTCTGGATATGCTGGCGGCGGTAGCACGTAAAGACTATGAAGATCGGCGCCGCCGTCAGGCCCAGGGAATCGCTAAGGGTAAGGCTCAAGGTGTTTACAAGGGGCGTCCGGCTGATGCGGAGCTTCACGCCAAGATTGCCGAGCTGCTGAATGATGGTAAGAGCATCCGCAAGGTGGCTGATTTGCTTGACTGCTCCACTACCACTGTTCAGAAGGTGAAAAGAGCCTTGGAGCCTGCGGCGTAA
- a CDS encoding relaxase/mobilization nuclease domain-containing protein produces the protein MTLHFATLRWSYARSEGSSMIVKVRKHRSKRHLRALVRYLLSRKDKAKERVLLHESHNALPLLPGELPRDYAKQWAEALWRFTAQARGSKKPPEEHFVHAVMSFFPGNDQHAADQLTAEQALTIAKEALTEVAPGERQVLFVVHGDTAHLHVHIAFSVVEENGRIWNPHQDFRLWEAAAARLEAKYGLYRVTVGRPGTAPALSNAPSSRELNQVVRTGKPSDRMLLQGLVQAAMVGPPSFPVFWQRLLDAGVTPIPTIASTGRVSGIAFQLGEHLPMKGSDLGKGFSWPALSKQLHFAASQHLHLVKPFAPKREEAGGEVQVEVGSEECSRPASPSVLPRLPKFVAKPVGEGRLDWVWRNKPQRIAFVESPKVFLARSGHQLVPEAIAERAKARGIKRMGVSGSETFRRRMWFELAIRDIAVAGYEPTVEDESRLQGWRNEQARTGRTDYSAGTAPANGRNGLEAVGDLGRDAPGQGDDQRGVGGSDVPAAAGDDNAGGRESGATRGNARPDARGTPAVSPREERVTDPDGRAESDARRAPALAEGLAPARTTRPQVRRVSRLGEADLLRQGMQPVEGREDWRVVNGLLEELGRQLIPWSIDYGHSGQASLGQLTQQGEVNTAWSRLLLLNSLGCNLHLQLEAPQSWLRIVGISAADEAWLAEQGMPPAIRFTLGGVREAFVPVDVGRVNQIVMEQLVSRCQGALEGRVMAHIGQVAIPLVGFDYWEGRQLVPCTHIQVDAELIEMRCSAVVRAIRAELAREGGRPLEPHAPLHPLLPDPDPELKPKPGGRPSPGNGLPMAQP, from the coding sequence ATGACGCTGCACTTCGCGACATTGCGCTGGAGTTACGCGCGCTCCGAGGGCAGCTCGATGATCGTTAAGGTTCGCAAGCATCGCTCGAAGCGGCATTTGCGCGCCCTGGTTCGTTACCTGTTGTCGAGAAAGGACAAAGCCAAGGAGCGGGTGCTGCTGCACGAATCGCACAATGCGTTACCCCTGCTGCCTGGCGAGTTGCCGCGAGACTATGCCAAGCAGTGGGCGGAGGCGCTATGGCGCTTTACGGCACAGGCGCGTGGCAGCAAGAAGCCGCCGGAGGAGCATTTTGTCCACGCAGTAATGAGTTTCTTTCCCGGGAACGATCAGCACGCGGCCGATCAATTGACTGCAGAGCAAGCGCTGACCATCGCCAAGGAAGCGCTGACCGAGGTCGCCCCGGGTGAGCGTCAGGTGCTCTTCGTGGTGCATGGCGATACCGCGCATCTGCACGTGCATATTGCCTTTTCGGTCGTCGAGGAGAACGGCCGGATCTGGAATCCACACCAGGACTTCCGCTTGTGGGAGGCGGCAGCGGCTCGACTGGAAGCCAAGTACGGGCTCTATCGGGTGACCGTGGGACGACCTGGCACAGCGCCCGCTCTCAGCAACGCGCCAAGCAGCCGTGAGCTGAATCAGGTGGTTCGGACTGGCAAGCCGTCAGATCGCATGCTGTTGCAGGGTTTGGTGCAGGCGGCAATGGTAGGGCCACCGAGTTTTCCGGTGTTCTGGCAACGCTTGCTGGATGCCGGCGTCACGCCGATTCCGACCATCGCGAGCACGGGCCGCGTGTCTGGCATCGCGTTCCAGCTCGGCGAGCACTTGCCGATGAAGGGCAGCGATCTCGGCAAGGGGTTTTCCTGGCCGGCCTTGTCGAAGCAACTCCACTTTGCGGCTTCACAGCACTTGCACTTGGTGAAGCCCTTTGCACCGAAGCGCGAGGAGGCGGGGGGCGAGGTGCAGGTGGAGGTCGGTTCTGAAGAATGTTCACGGCCTGCATCTCCGTCGGTGTTACCGCGACTGCCCAAATTCGTGGCCAAGCCGGTGGGGGAGGGCCGTCTCGACTGGGTCTGGCGCAACAAGCCCCAGCGCATTGCCTTCGTGGAGTCGCCCAAGGTGTTCCTGGCGCGCTCGGGTCATCAACTGGTGCCCGAGGCGATCGCTGAGCGCGCCAAGGCGCGGGGGATTAAACGTATGGGGGTTTCCGGTTCGGAGACCTTTCGCCGGCGTATGTGGTTCGAATTGGCAATACGGGATATCGCCGTGGCCGGCTATGAACCGACGGTAGAGGATGAGTCCAGATTGCAAGGGTGGAGAAATGAGCAAGCTAGAACAGGCCGAACAGATTACTCAGCAGGTACTGCGCCGGCGAACGGAAGAAATGGCCTTGAAGCTGTCGGTGACCTTGGACGCGATGCGCCAGGCCAAGGTGACGACCAGCGAGGAGTTGGCGGAAGCGATGTTCCCGCTGCTGCAGGCGATGACAACGCTGGCGGTCGAGAATCAGGTGCTACTCGAGGAAATGCGCGCCCTGATGCGCGAGGAACTCCAGCAGTCTCGCCGCGAGAGGAGCGAGTTACGGACCCTGATGGGCGAGCTGAAAGCGATGCTCGCCGAGCCCCCGCCCTTGCGGAAGGCCTAGCACCGGCTCGGACCACGAGGCCGCAGGTGCGGCGAGTGAGCCGGTTGGGCGAGGCCGACTTGTTGCGCCAGGGGATGCAGCCGGTTGAGGGGCGAGAGGATTGGCGGGTGGTGAATGGCCTACTGGAGGAACTGGGTCGCCAACTCATCCCGTGGTCGATCGACTATGGCCACTCTGGCCAGGCGTCACTCGGACAGCTCACCCAGCAGGGCGAGGTGAACACCGCTTGGTCGCGGTTGCTGTTGTTGAATAGCCTGGGTTGCAACCTACACCTCCAGCTCGAAGCCCCCCAGAGTTGGCTGCGCATCGTGGGGATCAGTGCCGCGGATGAAGCCTGGTTGGCTGAACAGGGCATGCCTCCAGCCATTCGATTCACGCTGGGTGGTGTGCGCGAAGCGTTCGTGCCGGTCGATGTCGGCCGCGTAAACCAAATCGTGATGGAGCAACTGGTCTCCCGGTGCCAAGGGGCGCTTGAGGGGCGTGTTATGGCCCATATAGGCCAGGTTGCGATTCCTTTGGTGGGATTCGACTACTGGGAGGGGCGTCAATTGGTGCCTTGCACCCACATCCAGGTCGATGCTGAGTTGATCGAGATGCGGTGTTCGGCAGTGGTGCGTGCAATACGGGCCGAGCTGGCCAGAGAAGGGGGGCGGCCTCTAGAGCCGCATGCACCGTTGCATCCTCTTCTACCGGATCCAGATCCGGAGCTGAAGCCGAAGCCAGGAGGTCGACCCTCTCCTGGCAATGGGCTTCCAATGGCGCAGCCCTAA
- a CDS encoding site-specific integrase, with translation MSCTNTLTFTVPQHNTLDPLTLAATIQALLNNPQHLNALPGLSLRDSSAPQSLPTASQQVTLQYVANTMVHEYAVLGHWEVGSTHKYRSQLQQIINLLGPDRLTSSLCTDDLTNLKASLKHKNKNSLSLPEVDLSWDDLEESEGNIGGETIHRYFNLLKRFIIYCEESNYPLGQIDMNVKLAGKSPTTSHYLTFDPTELEAILTSRVYTTEPTERFRWTPYSYCFWLPLLGVFTGARPGELCQLYAGDVFEESGIPVIRITDRGPLQRLKTDASARHIPIHPQLLATGFLDFVAMRRKEGGRFQPLFPELPYDQRHGHARAASRWFSGQGITDLGYLSACGLSKGMGYCLYSFRHTFIDMLRKVGVQEMMIKTLVGHTLEDDVTINYGQNFSLAQRHEKLAHLRLDVDLSHIAWENYQRLQRLKPHCQKNRRAATQRR, from the coding sequence ATGTCATGTACTAACACCCTGACGTTTACCGTCCCGCAACATAATACACTCGACCCGCTCACTTTGGCCGCCACGATCCAAGCACTGCTCAATAACCCGCAGCACCTGAATGCCCTGCCCGGGCTTTCGCTACGAGACTCTTCAGCCCCACAGAGCCTGCCCACTGCGTCGCAACAGGTGACGCTGCAGTATGTCGCCAACACCATGGTCCACGAGTACGCCGTACTTGGACATTGGGAAGTTGGCTCCACACACAAATATCGCTCTCAATTGCAGCAGATCATTAACCTGCTAGGTCCTGACCGCCTGACGAGCTCCTTGTGCACAGATGACCTCACCAATCTTAAGGCATCTCTTAAACACAAGAACAAGAACTCCCTGAGCCTGCCAGAAGTCGATCTCTCATGGGACGACCTTGAAGAGTCGGAAGGCAATATCGGCGGCGAAACCATCCATCGCTACTTCAATCTACTGAAGCGCTTCATCATCTATTGCGAAGAGTCCAACTATCCGCTCGGCCAGATAGATATGAACGTGAAACTTGCCGGAAAGTCTCCCACCACATCCCATTATTTGACATTCGACCCGACCGAACTCGAAGCAATTTTGACCAGTCGGGTGTACACCACCGAGCCAACCGAGCGTTTTCGCTGGACGCCGTACAGTTATTGTTTCTGGCTCCCCCTGCTCGGGGTGTTCACCGGTGCACGTCCGGGCGAACTCTGCCAGTTGTATGCCGGCGATGTCTTCGAGGAGTCTGGCATTCCCGTCATACGCATCACCGACCGCGGCCCTCTGCAGCGCCTGAAGACCGATGCCAGCGCTCGGCACATTCCGATTCACCCCCAACTGCTTGCCACGGGTTTCCTCGACTTCGTCGCCATGCGGCGCAAGGAAGGCGGCCGATTCCAACCCCTGTTCCCCGAGCTGCCCTATGACCAGCGGCATGGCCATGCACGCGCGGCATCTCGTTGGTTCAGCGGACAAGGCATCACCGATCTGGGTTATCTCAGCGCCTGCGGGCTCAGCAAGGGGATGGGCTACTGCCTCTACAGCTTCCGCCACACCTTCATTGACATGCTGCGTAAAGTCGGTGTGCAGGAAATGATGATCAAGACGCTTGTCGGACATACGCTGGAGGACGATGTGACCATCAACTATGGTCAGAACTTCTCCCTTGCCCAACGACACGAGAAGCTTGCCCATCTTCGTCTGGATGTCGACCTCTCGCACATCGCCTGGGAGAACTACCAACGCCTGCAGCGGCTCAAACCGCATTGCCAGAAGAACCGGCGAGCGGCGACTCAGCGCCGCTGA
- a CDS encoding helix-turn-helix domain-containing protein, with product MPLQPNQCQLVAIFAANVRRRRIELGFSQEELAERAGVHRTYVGMLERSEKNATLQSIERLAIALEVEPAVLLTTPGSP from the coding sequence ATGCCACTCCAGCCCAACCAATGCCAACTCGTTGCAATCTTCGCTGCCAATGTGAGGCGGAGGCGTATTGAGCTCGGCTTCTCGCAAGAGGAGCTGGCCGAGCGCGCTGGCGTGCATCGGACCTACGTGGGGATGTTGGAGCGGAGTGAAAAGAATGCCACGCTCCAAAGCATCGAAAGGCTTGCTATCGCGCTGGAGGTAGAGCCGGCAGTGCTATTGACTACCCCAGGGAGTCCATAG
- a CDS encoding TrlF family AAA-like ATPase — protein sequence MVEVGARWWKFDFHTHTPASMDYGRAEPQLKETVTPREWLTTFIDKGIECVAVTDHNTGVWVNGLKEAAAQLRSEGKTIYVFPGVEITANGNIHILGIFDPEKTSEDIMAVVGAAKFRGQYGNSDAVAEESAENVVDEIVRSGGVAIPAHIDMKAGMCQVQSSHTISQICKKASAVEVIFPEGGRSAEHDELIRKFRGIDSGLAEVIGSDSHHPTEVGRAYTWIKMSTPTIDGLRLALIDGKSSMKRSETVASDPNAVSSTLIHSISISDAKYCGRGKPLEIKFNPWLNSIIGGRGSGKSSILEFIRIGAGRSKDLTDIPGRSEVKETFSRFAQKSVSRDADGVLLDDTKILCTIRKEGAYYLLQWQYSAQQIEIFKWDGVSWVAEQGDARSRFPIKIFSQKQIYDLAKNPNALVRLIDESDSVDLLGWKMKWSDRENHFLALCGQRREQQGKLSNKSVLVGQLADVNQKIQLIEASGHARVLSAFNSATAKKKAVYDYVSSYSSLGEKVLEVLDGSDDASLDEAAFDPESAVDSEVIQGVRLLSEAREELRSSLAGLIAAAEQKVKDFNVWLSTSQFNAVQKQCFDEYTALVQELTRQGVQNPSEYQQLVASRASIQGRIQELDSIEAEVSQTTQKINQVYAELIELRKELTRRRIEFIERNFAGNEAIDLKIEPLCNVADMEESFRKVIGRTDGTFAGDIYDQEKKSGFLYALSQQLMLLTEQGAKDEGVLSAVFDLVHSFKGEFYNLGNGQVLGCSLGKRFSDYFAQSQPQVLDQLSVWFPDDRLVVRYSDGKRLRDISQGSAGQKAATILSFLLSYGNEPLVLDQPEDDLDNGLISSLIVSRLQENKARRQVIVVTHNPNIVVNGDSEFVVALQDKGNIEISASGGLQELSVRREVCEIMEGGKLALQQRYRRMISV from the coding sequence ATGGTTGAGGTTGGAGCTCGATGGTGGAAGTTTGATTTTCATACGCACACTCCTGCTTCTATGGACTATGGCCGTGCAGAGCCACAATTGAAGGAGACCGTCACACCGAGGGAGTGGCTAACCACTTTTATTGATAAGGGCATAGAGTGTGTGGCCGTTACAGATCACAATACCGGAGTGTGGGTAAATGGCCTTAAAGAGGCGGCTGCTCAGTTAAGGTCAGAAGGTAAAACTATCTACGTGTTTCCAGGGGTTGAAATAACGGCCAATGGGAATATTCACATACTTGGAATTTTTGACCCTGAAAAGACCTCTGAAGATATTATGGCGGTTGTTGGTGCTGCTAAGTTTAGAGGGCAGTATGGGAATAGCGATGCTGTAGCAGAAGAAAGTGCTGAAAATGTAGTTGACGAGATAGTCAGATCGGGTGGTGTTGCAATCCCGGCTCATATCGATATGAAGGCCGGCATGTGTCAAGTTCAGTCATCACATACTATCAGCCAGATTTGCAAGAAAGCGTCTGCGGTGGAGGTTATCTTTCCAGAAGGGGGGCGCTCAGCAGAACACGATGAACTTATAAGAAAATTCAGGGGGATCGATTCGGGCCTTGCCGAGGTTATTGGCTCAGATTCACATCATCCTACTGAAGTGGGAAGGGCGTATACATGGATAAAAATGTCTACCCCGACTATTGATGGATTAAGACTTGCATTAATTGATGGAAAGTCATCGATGAAGAGGTCTGAGACGGTAGCAAGTGATCCGAATGCGGTCTCAAGCACGTTGATTCATTCCATATCCATCTCGGATGCAAAATATTGTGGAAGAGGTAAGCCTCTGGAGATTAAGTTTAATCCATGGCTTAACTCAATAATTGGTGGTAGGGGGAGTGGGAAGTCTTCAATTCTTGAGTTTATACGGATTGGGGCTGGCAGGAGTAAGGACCTGACAGATATACCGGGTCGCAGCGAAGTGAAGGAGACTTTTTCGCGCTTTGCACAGAAATCCGTTAGTAGAGATGCTGATGGTGTGCTGTTAGATGATACTAAAATCCTGTGCACCATAAGGAAGGAGGGCGCCTACTATTTATTGCAATGGCAGTATAGTGCCCAGCAGATTGAGATATTCAAATGGGATGGGGTTTCATGGGTCGCAGAGCAGGGAGATGCGAGAAGTAGATTTCCCATAAAGATATTCAGTCAAAAGCAAATCTATGATTTGGCAAAGAACCCTAATGCTCTTGTTCGGCTAATTGATGAGTCTGATAGTGTTGATTTACTTGGGTGGAAAATGAAATGGAGCGACCGGGAAAATCATTTCCTGGCTCTCTGTGGGCAGCGTCGAGAACAGCAAGGTAAGTTATCGAATAAGAGCGTCCTAGTTGGGCAGTTGGCTGATGTTAATCAGAAGATTCAGCTCATTGAAGCTTCCGGGCATGCCAGGGTTTTGTCTGCATTTAACTCTGCAACTGCAAAGAAAAAAGCTGTCTATGATTACGTTTCCTCATACTCCTCCCTGGGAGAGAAAGTCTTAGAGGTTCTGGATGGTTCTGATGATGCCTCTCTTGATGAGGCGGCTTTTGATCCTGAGTCGGCGGTCGATTCTGAGGTTATACAAGGCGTCAGGTTACTTTCAGAAGCCCGTGAAGAGTTGAGGAGCAGTCTTGCAGGCCTCATCGCGGCGGCTGAGCAGAAGGTAAAAGATTTCAATGTTTGGCTTTCGACAAGTCAGTTCAATGCTGTCCAGAAGCAGTGTTTTGATGAGTACACTGCTCTTGTTCAAGAACTCACCCGGCAGGGAGTGCAGAATCCATCTGAGTATCAGCAGTTGGTGGCGAGTCGCGCCTCAATTCAGGGCCGAATACAAGAGTTGGATAGTATTGAGGCTGAGGTTAGTCAAACTACGCAAAAAATTAACCAGGTGTATGCTGAGTTAATTGAACTTAGAAAGGAACTGACAAGAAGGCGAATCGAATTTATAGAGAGAAATTTCGCTGGCAACGAGGCGATTGATTTAAAAATTGAGCCTCTGTGCAATGTCGCTGATATGGAGGAATCTTTCAGAAAGGTCATTGGTCGGACGGATGGGACTTTTGCTGGGGATATTTATGATCAAGAGAAGAAGAGTGGGTTCCTTTATGCTTTGTCTCAGCAATTGATGCTGCTGACAGAGCAGGGGGCTAAAGATGAGGGTGTTCTCTCGGCTGTATTTGATTTAGTACATTCATTTAAGGGTGAGTTCTATAATCTGGGAAACGGGCAGGTTTTGGGGTGCTCCCTAGGGAAAAGATTCTCAGATTATTTTGCACAGTCACAGCCTCAGGTTTTGGATCAGCTGAGTGTTTGGTTTCCGGATGATCGGTTGGTTGTTCGGTATAGTGATGGCAAGAGGTTGAGAGATATATCCCAGGGTTCGGCTGGGCAAAAGGCTGCAACAATACTTTCTTTCTTGTTGTCGTATGGTAATGAACCTCTGGTTTTGGATCAGCCCGAAGATGATCTTGATAATGGTCTTATCTCTTCGTTGATTGTTTCCAGGCTTCAGGAAAATAAAGCTCGTCGACAGGTTATTGTTGTTACTCACAATCCTAATATTGTAGTAAATGGCGACTCTGAGTTTGTTGTTGCGCTCCAAGATAAAGGGAATATAGAGATTTCCGCTTCTGGTGGTTTGCAAGAGCTTTCAGTGAGGAGGGAGGTTTGTGAGATTATGGAGGGTGGTAAGTTGGCGCTTCAGCAGCGATATCGGAGAATGATTTCTGTTTGA